The Trichosurus vulpecula isolate mTriVul1 chromosome 3, mTriVul1.pri, whole genome shotgun sequence genome includes a window with the following:
- the LOC118842981 gene encoding ATP-dependent RNA helicase DDX19B-like, whose translation MATDSWALAVDEQEAAAESLSSLHIKEEKIKPDANGIVKTDENSGKTDEEEKEDRAAQSLLNKLIRSNLVDNTNQVEVLQRDPNSPLYSVKSFEELRLKPQLLQGVYAMGFNRPSKIQENALPMMLAEPPQNLIAQSQSGTGKTAAFVLAMLSQVEPLNKYPQCLCLSPTYELALQTGKVIEQMGKFYPELKLAYAVRGNKLERGQKISEQIVIGTPGTVLDWCSKLKFIDPKKIKVFVLDEADVMIATQGHQDQSIRIQRMLPKDCQMLLFSATFEDSVWRFAQKVVPDPNIIKLKREEETLDTIKQYYVLCNNRDEKFQALCNLYGAITIAQAMIFCHTRKTAGWLAAELSKEGHQVALLSGEMMVEQRAAVIERFREGKEKVLVTTNVCARGIDVEQVSVVINFDLPVDKDGNPDNETYLHRIGRTGRFGKRGLAVNMVDSKHSMNILNRIQEHFNKKIERLDTDDLDEIEKIAN comes from the exons TTGAGCAGCTTGCATATCAAGGAAGAGAAAATCAAACCAGATGCCAATG GTATTGTCAAAACTGATGAGAATTCAGGGAAgacagatgaagaagagaaag AGGACAGAGCTGCTCAGTCCTTGCTCAACAAGCTGATCAGAAGCAACCTTGTGGATAACACCAATCAAGTGGAGGTCCTTCAGCGGGATCCGAACTCCCCACTCTATTCAGTGAAGTCTTTTGAAGAACTTCGGCT GAAACCACAGCTTCTGCAGGGGGTCTATGCTATGGGCTTTAACCGGCCATCTAAGATACAAGAGAACGCACTACCCATGATGCTTGCCGAACC CCCACAGAACTTGATTGCCCAGTCTCAGTCTGGTACTGGTAAAACAGCTGCCTTCGTCCTGGCTATGCTCAGCCAAGTGGAACCACTGAACAAATACCCCCAG TGTTTGTGCCTCTCACCCACTTATGAGCTGGCTCTTCAGACGGGAAAGGTGATTGAACAGATGGGCAAATTTTATCCAGAACTTAAGCTGGCTTACGCTGTCCGAGGCAACAAGT TAGAAAGAGGCCAGAAGATCAGTGAGCAGATTGTAATTGGCACCCCTGGCACTGTTTTGGATTGGTGCTCCAAGCTGAAGTTCATTGACCCCAAAAAGATCAAGGTGTTTGTTCTGGATGAAGCTGACGTGATGATAGCCACCCAAGGCCATCAGGATCAGAGTATCCGCATCCAGAG GATGCTGCCTAAGGATTGCCAGATGCTGCTTTTCTCTGCCACCTTCGAAGATTCTGTGTGGAGGTTTGCTCAGAAGGTTGTCCCAGACCCAAACATCATCAAACTGAAGCGAGAAGAGGAAACATTAGATACCATTAAGCAGTATTACGTTCTGTGCAATAACCGGGATGAGAAGTTCCAGGCACTTTGTAATCTCTATGGGGCTATCACCATTGCACAAGCCATGATCTTCTGTCAT ACCCGCAAAACAGCTGGTTGGCTGGCAGCTGAACTGTCCAAAGAAGGCCACCAGGTGGCCCTCCTGAGTGGCGAAATGATGGTGGAACAGAGAGCTGCTGTGATTGAGCGTTTCCGAGAGGGCAAGGAGAAAGTGTTGGTGACTACCAATGTGTGTGCTCGAG GAATCGATGTTGAACAGGTGTCTGTGGTTATCAACTTTGACCTGCCAGTGGACAAGGATGGGAATCCAGACAACGAGACGTACCTTCATCGGATTGGGCGCACGGGGCGCTTTGGCAAGCGAGGCCTGGCCGTGAACATGGTGGACAGCAAACACAGCATGAACATTCTCAACAGAATCCAAGAACATTTCA ATAAGAAGATAGAGAGACTGGACACCGATGATCTGGATGAGATTGAGAAAATAGCCAACTGA